In Trifolium pratense cultivar HEN17-A07 linkage group LG7, ARS_RC_1.1, whole genome shotgun sequence, a genomic segment contains:
- the LOC123893616 gene encoding probable rhamnogalacturonate lyase B encodes MNLVNLFMFFMLQFILFLGCSSIDSGVRLDIQEKHVIMDNGIVQVNLSNPEGFVIGIQYNGLDNLLEVLNPEFDRGYWDIVWDQGGKNRTKKGAKGKGRLDRMDTTNLTVIVKNEEQVELSFTRTWNFSLEGKLAPLNIDKRFIMLRGSSGFYTYAIYDHLKEWPAFDLDNTRVAFKPRKDKFNYMVIADDRQRFMPLPDDRLPGRGQVLAYPEAVRLVDPVEPEFKGEVDDKYEYSIESRSNYVHGWIFINSSESNGIWLITPSYEFRSAGPLKQYLASHAGPTMLSVFHSTHYSGEDLIMKFGPNESWKKVFGPIFIYLNSMSDGLSPIRLWEDAKHQMVNEIESWPYTFPASKDFLSSAQRGKVEGRLLVRDRYISDAFVPVSGAYVGLAPLGDVGSWQREYKGYQFWTITDDEGYFSIINIRPGDYNLYSWVTGFIGDYQYNNAINITSGCNINVGELVYEPPRDGPTLWEIGIPDRTAAEFYVPDPNPLYVNKLYVNHTDRYRQYGLWERYADLYPNEDLVYTVGISDYKKDWFFAQVTRKKDNNTYQGTTWQINFNLNHVNTNGTYKLRLALASVHSADLQIRINNSNATSPPLFSSGIIGKENTIARHGIHGFYWLFNIDVEGTILVKGNNTIFLTQANNNGPFVGILYDYIRLEGPPDINFIKDRN; translated from the exons ATGAACTTGGTTAATCTTTTCATGTTTTTTATGTTGCAATTCATCTTGTTTCTAGGTTGTAGTAGCATTGATTCAG GGGTGCGATTGGATATTCAAGAAAAACAT GTGATAATGGATAATGGCATAGTACAAGTGAATTTATCAAACCCAGAAGGATTTGTCATTGGAATTCAATATAATGGACTTGATAATTTGCTTGAAGTTCTTAATCCCGAATTTGACAGAGG GTATTGGGATATTGTATGGGACCAAGgtggaaaaaatagaacaaaaaaaGGTGCAAAGGGAAAGGGTAGACTCGACAG GATGGACACCACAAATTTGACGGTGATAGTGAAAAATGAAGAACAAGTAGAATTATCTTTCACTAGAACATGGAATTTCTCTCTTGAAGGAAAGCTAGCACCACTCAATATTGATAAAAG GTTTATAATGCTTCGTGGTTCCTCTGGATTTTATACATATGCAATTTATGACCATTTGAAGGAATGGCCTGCATTTGATCTTGACAATACTAGAGTTGCATTCAAACCTAGGAAAGACaa GTTCAATTACATGGTTATAGCGGACGACAGACAAAGATTTATGCCGCTGCCTGATGATCGATTACCGGGAAGAGGCCAAGTTTTGGCATATCCGGAGGCTGTCCGCCTTGTCGATCCAGTTGAGCCGGAGTTTAAAGGAGAG GTGGATGATAAATATGAGTACTCAATTGAGAGTCGAAGCAACTATGTTCATGGTTGGATTTTCATTAATTCATCGGAATCTAATGGAATATGGTTAATTACGCCAAGTTATGAGTTTAGATCTGCTGGACCCTTAAAACAATATCTTGCTTCCCATGCGGGGCCAACCATGCTCTCC GTATTTCATAGCACACATTATTCAGGAGAAGATCTGATAATGAAATTTGGACCCAATGAATCGTGGAAGAAAGTTTTTGGGCCTATATTCATATACCTTAATTCCATGTCTGATGGGCTTAGCCCAATCAGGCTTTGGGAGGACGCCAAACATCAG ATGGTGAATGAAATTGAAAGCTGGCCATATACATTTCCTGCTTCAAAGGACTTTCTCTCATCTGCCCAACGAGGTAAAGTTGAAGGTAGATTGCTTGTCCGTGATAG GTACATCAGTGATGCATTCGTCCCAGTGAGTGGTGCTTATGTTGGATTAGCACCCCTAGGAGATGTTGGATCTTGGCAAAGAGAATACAAG GGTTATCAATTTTGGACCATTACTGATGATGAAGGCTATTTCTCAATAATTAACATACGTCCTGGTGACTATAATCTTTATTCATGGGTCACTGGATTCATTGGTGATTATCAATATAACAATGCCATTAACATAACCTCag GTTGTAATATTAATGTGGGTGAGCTTGTTTATGAGCCACCAAGAGATGGTCCAACATTGTGGGAAATCGGCATTCCTGATCGCACAGCTGCCGAGTTCTATGTTCCTGATCCAAATCCCTTGTACGTTAACAAACTTTATGTCAACCATACAGACAG ATATAGGCAATATGGCTTGTGGGAGAGATATGCTGATTTGTATCCAAATGAAGACTTAGTTTACACTGTTGGCATTAGTGATTACAAAAAAGACTGGTTTTTTGCTCAAGTTACTAG GAAAAAGGACAACAATACTTACCAAGGAACTACATGGCAAATTAATTTCAATCTTAATCATGTGAATACCAATGGAACCTACAAATTGCGACTAGCTCTAGCATCTGTACATTCTGCTGATTTACAG ATTCGGATAAACAATTCAAATGCAACAAGTCCACCTTTATTTTCAAGTGGAATTATTGGAAAGGAGAATACTATAGCTAGACATGGAATTCATGGATTCTACTGGTTATTCAACATTGATGTAGAAGGCACTATTCTTGTGAAAGGAAACAATACAATCTTTCTAACACAAGCTAACAACAATGGTCCTTTTGTAGGAATTTTGTATGATTATATTCGTTTAGAAGGACCCCctgatattaattttattaaagatcGAAACTAG